The following proteins come from a genomic window of Sphingomonas oryzagri:
- a CDS encoding DUF2171 domain-containing protein has translation MGYERNDRYGADRNYRSEFRDPRYDNPNDRGFFERAGDEIRSWFGDEDAERRRRMDERFDERYDREYGSRDRYETGGRYADYAPGGYRSPDRYPSWSRSNRDEGYRASGYSRGYAPSSYHYQATGEDRQFETGYPDSYRSRGSYADTGYRYGSDRDRDSRDDEYRAYYAGARDERGNDVHGYGNWRNRQLSQFDRDYDEYRREHQSRFENEFASWRQNRQTQRDSLGSVTEHMEVVGSDGTHVGKVDHVRGDRILLTKTDRDAGGHHHSIPSSWIQSVDDKVHLAKTAVEAQQAWRDEDSNRGLFGRDRDDDDRGATNLNRSFSGTY, from the coding sequence ATGGGCTATGAACGCAACGACCGCTACGGCGCCGACCGCAATTATCGCAGCGAGTTCCGCGATCCGCGCTACGACAACCCCAACGATCGCGGCTTCTTCGAGCGTGCGGGCGACGAGATCCGCTCCTGGTTCGGCGATGAGGATGCCGAGCGTCGCCGCCGTATGGATGAGCGGTTCGACGAGCGCTACGACCGCGAATATGGCAGCCGCGACCGCTACGAGACCGGCGGCCGCTATGCCGATTATGCGCCGGGCGGCTATCGCAGCCCCGATCGCTATCCGAGCTGGAGCCGCTCGAACCGCGACGAGGGTTATCGCGCCTCCGGTTATTCGCGCGGCTATGCGCCGAGTTCCTATCATTATCAGGCGACGGGCGAGGATCGTCAGTTCGAGACCGGCTACCCGGATAGCTATCGCTCGCGCGGCAGCTATGCGGATACCGGCTATCGCTACGGCAGCGACCGCGACCGCGACTCGCGTGACGACGAATATCGCGCTTATTATGCCGGCGCTCGCGACGAGCGCGGCAATGACGTCCACGGCTACGGCAACTGGCGCAACCGCCAGCTCAGCCAGTTCGACCGCGATTATGACGAATATCGCCGCGAACATCAGAGCCGCTTCGAGAACGAGTTCGCGAGCTGGCGGCAGAACCGCCAGACCCAGCGCGATTCGCTCGGCTCGGTGACCGAACATATGGAAGTGGTCGGCTCGGACGGCACGCATGTCGGCAAGGTCGATCATGTGCGCGGCGATCGCATCCTGCTGACCAAGACCGATCGCGACGCCGGTGGCCACCACCATTCGATCCCGTCGTCTTGGATCCAGTCGGTCGACGACAAAGTCCACCTCGCCAAGACGGCGGTCGAGGCGCAGCAGGCGTGGCGCGACGAGGACAGCAATCGCGGCCTGTTCGGGCGCGACCGCGATGACGATGATCGCGGTGCGACCAATCTCAACCGGAGCTTTTCCGGCACCTACTGA
- the kdpF gene encoding K(+)-transporting ATPase subunit F — protein MTLDLWLAAITAIGLLLYLVAVLLRPEKF, from the coding sequence ATGACCCTCGACCTCTGGCTCGCCGCGATCACGGCGATCGGCCTGCTCCTCTATCTCGTCGCGGTCCTGCTGCGGCCCGAGAAATTCTGA
- the kdpA gene encoding potassium-transporting ATPase subunit KdpA: protein MTASGWILIFAFVAVLLALTKPVGVWLFALYEGRRTPLHTVLGPVERGFYKLSGIDPTEEQSWRRYAVHMLVFNAVLMLFTYAVLRLQAVLPLNAGGLAGLPQHLAANTAVSFTTNTNWQSYSGESTMSNLSQMLGLTIHNFLSAATGIALAFALFRGFARREMKTIGNFWADCTRITLYLLLPISIVYALYLAASGVPQTLASSVDVTTLEGAKQTLMLGPVASQEAIKMLGTNGGGFFNANSAHPFENPSAMTNFIQMLSIFLIGFGLTWCFGKAVGNTKQGWAIFSAMVLIFLAGVAVCYSQEAAGNPVLHHLGVPGANMEGKEVRFGAAASALFAVVTTAASCGAVNAMHDSFTALGGLVPLFNIQLGEVVVGGVGAGIYGFLLFAILAVFVAGLMVGRTPEYVGKKIESREVKLSVLAIAVLPLVILGMTAISSVVAPGLAGPLNKGPHGFSEILYAFTSAVGNNGSAFAGLTASTPYYDGMLAVAMWIGRFFIIVPMLAVAGSLAAKKYTPESAGSFPTTGPLWVGLLVGIVLILGGLTFLPSLALGPIADHLAMINGQLF from the coding sequence ATGACCGCTTCAGGCTGGATCCTGATATTCGCCTTCGTGGCTGTGCTGCTGGCGCTGACCAAGCCGGTCGGTGTCTGGCTGTTCGCCCTTTACGAAGGCCGTCGTACCCCGCTCCACACCGTACTCGGCCCGGTCGAGCGCGGCTTCTACAAGCTCTCCGGCATCGATCCGACGGAAGAGCAGAGCTGGCGCCGCTACGCGGTGCATATGCTGGTGTTCAACGCGGTGCTGATGCTGTTCACCTATGCGGTGCTGCGGCTGCAGGCGGTGTTGCCGCTCAACGCGGGCGGGCTCGCCGGCCTGCCGCAGCATCTCGCGGCGAACACGGCGGTGAGCTTCACCACCAACACCAACTGGCAGAGCTATTCGGGCGAGTCGACGATGTCGAACCTCAGCCAGATGCTCGGCCTCACCATCCACAACTTCCTGAGTGCCGCGACCGGCATCGCGCTGGCCTTCGCGCTGTTCCGTGGCTTCGCGCGTCGCGAGATGAAGACGATCGGCAATTTCTGGGCGGATTGCACGAGGATCACGCTCTATCTGCTGCTGCCGATCTCGATCGTCTATGCGTTGTATCTCGCCGCCAGCGGCGTGCCGCAGACGCTCGCGTCCTCGGTGGACGTCACCACGCTGGAGGGCGCCAAGCAGACCTTGATGCTCGGGCCGGTCGCTTCGCAGGAAGCGATCAAGATGCTCGGCACCAACGGCGGCGGCTTCTTCAACGCCAACTCCGCCCATCCGTTCGAGAATCCGAGCGCGATGACGAACTTCATCCAGATGCTGTCGATCTTCCTGATCGGATTCGGCCTCACCTGGTGCTTCGGCAAGGCGGTGGGCAACACGAAGCAGGGCTGGGCGATCTTCTCGGCGATGGTGCTGATCTTCCTCGCCGGCGTGGCGGTCTGCTATTCGCAGGAGGCGGCGGGCAATCCGGTGCTCCATCATCTCGGCGTCCCCGGCGCCAACATGGAGGGCAAGGAGGTGCGCTTCGGCGCGGCGGCCTCGGCCTTGTTCGCGGTGGTGACGACGGCGGCATCGTGCGGCGCGGTCAACGCCATGCACGACAGCTTCACCGCACTCGGCGGGCTTGTGCCGCTGTTCAACATCCAGCTCGGCGAAGTCGTGGTCGGCGGCGTCGGCGCGGGCATCTACGGCTTCCTGCTGTTCGCCATCCTCGCCGTGTTCGTCGCCGGGCTGATGGTGGGCCGCACGCCCGAATATGTCGGCAAGAAGATCGAAAGCCGCGAGGTGAAGCTGTCGGTGCTGGCGATTGCGGTGCTGCCGCTCGTGATTCTCGGCATGACGGCGATCTCCAGCGTCGTGGCGCCCGGTCTCGCCGGGCCGCTCAACAAGGGGCCGCACGGCTTTTCGGAGATCCTCTACGCCTTCACCAGCGCCGTCGGGAACAACGGCTCCGCCTTCGCCGGCCTGACCGCCTCGACACCTTATTATGACGGGATGCTGGCGGTGGCGATGTGGATCGGCCGCTTCTTCATCATCGTGCCGATGCTGGCGGTCGCGGGATCGCTCGCCGCCAAGAAATACACGCCGGAAAGCGCGGGATCCTTCCCGACGACCGGCCCACTGTGGGTGGGCCTGCTGGTTGGCATCGTGCTGATCCTCGGCGGCCTCACCTTCCTGCCGAGCCTCGCGCTCGGCCCGATCGCCGATCATCTCGCGATGATCAACGGCCAGCTCTTCTGA
- the kdpB gene encoding potassium-transporting ATPase subunit KdpB: MARSATLFTPELILPAVGDSFRKLNPKELVRNPVMFVTACVAALLTILLIVGHDSLGVGFKLQLVVWLWLTVLFGTFAEALAEGRGKAQAASLRATKAELTAKRIKGSGIEPVPASGLRKGDIVLVETGDLIPADGEVVDGVASVNEAAITGESAPVIREAGGDRSAVTAGTRVISDQIKVRVTVDPGQGFLDRMIALVEGAERQKTPNEIALTILLVGLTIIFLIAVGTIPGFTAYAGGAVPVAILAALLITLIPTTIAALLSAIGIAGMDRLVRFNVLAKSGRAVEAAGDVDTLLLDKTGTITIGDRAATEFRPVSGVTRNELAEAALLASLADETPEGRSIVVLAREQFGVTTEALPAGAEIIPFTAQTRISGVKFGDTLIEKGAVDSILKAHAGLGGSTAAADLRRSTEEIARAGMTPLAVAKDGRLLGSIALKDIVKAGIKERFGELRKMGIRTVMITGDNPLTAAAIAAEAGVDDFLAQATPEDKLDLIRKEQAGGKLVAMCGDGTNDAPALAQADVGVAMNTGTQAAREAGNMVDLDSDPTKLIEVVGLGKQLLMTRGALTTFSVANDVAKYFAIIPAMFVAIYPGLKVLNIMGLSSPQSAILSAIIFNALIIPLLVPLVLKGVTYRPIGAGPLLRRNLAIYGLGGLIAPFIGIKLIDLLVGGLHLA, translated from the coding sequence ATGGCCCGTTCCGCCACTCTCTTCACGCCCGAGCTGATCCTGCCTGCGGTGGGCGATTCGTTCCGCAAGCTCAATCCGAAGGAGCTGGTCCGCAACCCGGTGATGTTCGTCACCGCCTGCGTGGCTGCCCTGCTCACCATCCTGCTAATCGTCGGGCACGACAGCCTCGGCGTGGGCTTCAAGCTGCAGCTGGTCGTGTGGCTCTGGCTGACCGTGCTGTTCGGTACGTTTGCGGAAGCCTTGGCCGAAGGACGCGGCAAGGCGCAGGCCGCCTCGCTGCGCGCCACCAAGGCGGAACTGACGGCCAAGCGCATCAAGGGCAGTGGCATCGAGCCGGTCCCCGCCAGCGGCTTACGCAAGGGCGATATCGTGCTGGTCGAGACCGGTGACCTGATCCCCGCCGATGGCGAGGTGGTGGACGGTGTCGCCTCGGTCAACGAGGCCGCGATTACCGGCGAGAGCGCGCCCGTGATCCGCGAGGCGGGCGGAGATCGCTCGGCCGTCACTGCGGGCACGCGTGTCATCTCCGACCAGATCAAGGTGCGCGTCACCGTCGATCCCGGCCAGGGCTTCCTCGATCGCATGATCGCGCTGGTGGAAGGCGCCGAGCGGCAGAAGACGCCCAACGAGATCGCGCTGACCATCCTGCTCGTCGGCCTGACGATCATCTTCCTGATCGCGGTGGGCACGATCCCAGGCTTCACTGCCTATGCGGGTGGCGCGGTGCCGGTGGCGATCCTCGCCGCGCTGCTGATCACCTTGATCCCGACGACGATCGCGGCCCTCCTTTCGGCGATCGGCATCGCCGGCATGGACCGGCTGGTGCGTTTCAACGTGCTCGCCAAATCGGGCCGTGCGGTGGAAGCCGCTGGCGACGTCGACACTTTGCTGCTCGATAAGACCGGCACGATCACCATCGGCGACCGTGCCGCGACCGAATTCCGTCCCGTCAGCGGCGTCACCCGCAACGAGCTGGCCGAAGCGGCGCTACTGGCGAGCCTCGCCGACGAGACGCCCGAGGGCCGTTCGATCGTCGTCCTCGCCCGCGAACAGTTCGGCGTGACGACCGAGGCGCTCCCCGCTGGTGCCGAGATCATCCCCTTCACCGCGCAGACTCGCATTTCGGGCGTGAAGTTCGGCGATACGCTGATCGAGAAGGGTGCGGTGGATTCGATCCTCAAGGCGCATGCCGGTCTCGGCGGCTCCACCGCCGCCGCCGATCTGCGTCGCTCCACCGAGGAGATCGCCCGCGCCGGGATGACTCCGCTCGCGGTGGCGAAGGACGGGCGCCTGCTCGGCTCGATCGCCCTCAAGGACATCGTGAAGGCCGGCATCAAGGAGCGGTTCGGCGAGCTGCGCAAGATGGGCATCCGCACTGTGATGATCACCGGCGACAACCCGCTCACCGCCGCCGCCATCGCCGCCGAGGCGGGCGTCGACGATTTCCTCGCGCAGGCGACGCCCGAGGACAAATTGGACCTCATCCGCAAGGAGCAGGCCGGCGGCAAGCTGGTGGCGATGTGCGGCGACGGCACCAACGACGCTCCCGCACTTGCCCAGGCCGATGTCGGCGTGGCGATGAACACCGGCACGCAGGCGGCGCGCGAGGCGGGCAACATGGTCGATCTCGACAGCGATCCGACCAAGCTGATCGAGGTGGTCGGCCTCGGCAAGCAATTGCTGATGACGCGCGGCGCGCTCACCACCTTCTCAGTCGCCAACGACGTCGCCAAATATTTCGCGATCATCCCGGCGATGTTCGTGGCGATCTATCCGGGGCTTAAGGTGCTCAACATCATGGGCCTGTCATCGCCCCAGTCGGCGATCCTGTCGGCGATCATCTTCAACGCGCTGATCATCCCGCTGCTCGTGCCGCTCGTGCTCAAGGGCGTGACGTACCGGCCGATCGGCGCTGGCCCGCTGCTCCGCCGCAACCTCGCCATCTATGGCCTCGGCGGCCTGATCGCGCCCTTCATCGGCATCAAGCTGATCGACCTGCTGGTCGGCGGCCTGCACCTCGCCTGA
- the kdpC gene encoding potassium-transporting ATPase subunit KdpC — translation MSKDLTTSLRPALVMTGLFALTLGIAYPLAITGVAQLAFPRQANGSLVEQNGKAIGSELIGQNFAEDRYFHPRPSAAGKGYDATASSGSNFGPTSQALVDRVKGDVAKVSVPGKIIPPDLVTASASGLDPDLSPEAALYQVDRVAASRHLPAAQIEALVRRSIDTPLIPFLGDRHVNVLALNQALDHLAATGH, via the coding sequence ATGAGCAAAGACCTCACCACCTCGCTCCGCCCCGCGCTGGTCATGACCGGGCTGTTCGCGCTGACGCTCGGCATCGCCTATCCGCTCGCCATCACCGGCGTCGCCCAGCTCGCCTTCCCCCGCCAGGCAAATGGCAGCCTCGTCGAGCAGAACGGCAAGGCGATCGGATCGGAACTGATCGGCCAGAACTTCGCAGAGGACCGGTATTTTCACCCCCGCCCGTCGGCCGCCGGCAAGGGCTATGACGCGACCGCCTCGTCAGGCTCCAATTTCGGGCCGACCTCCCAGGCGCTTGTCGACCGGGTGAAGGGCGACGTCGCCAAGGTTTCCGTACCAGGGAAAATCATTCCACCCGACCTGGTCACGGCCTCCGCCTCGGGGCTCGACCCCGATCTCAGCCCCGAGGCGGCTTTGTATCAGGTGGACCGGGTGGCCGCCTCGCGCCACCTCCCGGCGGCGCAGATCGAGGCGCTGGTACGCCGCTCGATCGATACGCCGCTCATCCCGTTTCTCGGCGATCGCCACGTCAACGTGCTGGCGCTCAACCAGGCGCTCGATCATCTGGCGGCCACTGGACACTGA
- a CDS encoding AraC family transcriptional regulator, with protein sequence MKRSADLPLTIGPVVGVTDHYPAGHVDAFGSRDRALVVYVLTGVISVVTEVASYVLPPHRAIWLPAEAMHEISCRGPVTFNLVQIDPDMPGQLSEARVFDVSLLVRALIQEVLGFGDGYEADGREGQIVRLLLDEVARAPAIPLSAPIPHDRRLKRVCDIIIADPADQRDLDALAREAGMGRRTFTRAFRAETDMAFAMWRQQIRLMAALSMLGEGRPITNIAYDVGYESPSSFTAMFHRVLGVPPSHYGRGRG encoded by the coding sequence ATGAAGCGCAGTGCGGATTTGCCGCTGACGATCGGGCCGGTGGTCGGGGTGACCGATCACTATCCGGCGGGCCATGTCGATGCTTTTGGCAGCCGCGATCGCGCGCTCGTCGTCTATGTGCTCACGGGCGTGATATCGGTGGTGACCGAGGTCGCGAGCTACGTACTGCCCCCGCACCGCGCGATCTGGCTGCCGGCCGAGGCCATGCACGAGATTTCGTGCCGCGGGCCGGTGACGTTCAATCTCGTCCAGATCGATCCCGATATGCCGGGCCAACTGAGCGAGGCTCGCGTGTTCGACGTGTCGCTACTCGTCCGCGCGCTGATTCAGGAGGTATTGGGTTTCGGCGATGGCTATGAGGCGGACGGGCGCGAGGGCCAGATCGTCCGGCTGCTGCTCGACGAGGTGGCGCGCGCGCCGGCCATCCCGCTCTCGGCACCGATCCCGCACGACCGGCGGCTGAAGCGGGTGTGCGACATCATCATCGCCGATCCGGCCGACCAGCGCGACCTCGACGCGCTCGCCCGCGAGGCCGGCATGGGGCGGCGTACCTTCACGCGCGCCTTCCGGGCGGAAACCGACATGGCGTTCGCGATGTGGCGCCAGCAGATCCGGCTGATGGCGGCGCTCTCGATGCTCGGCGAGGGCCGTCCGATCACCAACATCGCCTACGATGTCGGCTATGAAAGCCCGAGCTCGTTCACCGCGATGTTCCATCGCGTGCTCGGCGTGCCGCCCAGCCATTACGGGCGTGGCCGCGGCTGA
- a CDS encoding RNA polymerase sigma factor: MDGGDKTEPQRDRLGEQTARETILSRLAHRYGQALGRFFERRVAVKADVPDLVQDVFLRLSRMPDPAAIEKPEHFLFVTAANVLKDRARREAVRGAGLHDELLDDGLIGSEIPPDRVLESREAAERLQAVLLELPERTRDVFVLRVLEGVKMADVARALGISTRAAEKHQAKALARVTAALEDWRHG, translated from the coding sequence ATAGACGGAGGGGACAAGACGGAACCGCAGCGCGACAGGCTTGGCGAGCAGACGGCGAGGGAGACGATCCTCTCTCGGCTGGCGCATCGTTACGGCCAGGCGCTGGGCCGCTTCTTCGAGCGGCGGGTGGCGGTGAAGGCCGATGTTCCCGATCTGGTGCAGGACGTGTTCCTGCGGCTCAGCAGGATGCCGGATCCGGCGGCGATCGAGAAGCCCGAGCATTTCCTGTTCGTCACCGCCGCCAACGTGCTCAAGGACCGCGCGCGTCGCGAGGCGGTGCGCGGCGCCGGCCTGCACGACGAATTGCTCGACGATGGTCTGATCGGTTCGGAGATTCCGCCGGACCGCGTCTTGGAAAGCAGGGAGGCGGCGGAACGCCTGCAGGCGGTCCTGCTCGAGCTTCCCGAACGGACCCGCGACGTCTTCGTGCTGCGCGTGCTGGAGGGAGTGAAGATGGCCGACGTCGCCCGCGCCCTCGGCATCTCGACGCGCGCTGCCGAGAAGCATCAGGCCAAGGCGCTCGCCCGCGTCACCGCCGCGCTGGAGGATTGGCGCCATGGGTGA
- a CDS encoding FecR family protein — translation MGDALLAEAALWHERMLDPSDATRAAFAAWRSMSADHAEAYARVGAARETASALGEQPALLSLRQQTLARTMLGRRSRRIPPRAVAAAALLLAGAPLAALGIHAWVPHKVEQADTQTFRTGIGQQTDVTLPDGSVVTLDTASRLAVSYDGGTRHLRLDGQGWFRLKPSGTPYVISAGGHDFSAGQGQFDLRTDPGQVRAFAAQGQLTLTGGDSSVTVEPGHLLSAQGSDVLIRRLDNPASITGWRSGLLQFDNLTLADAASEINRYRRRPIRIADNRAASLRVSGAFHTAETPAFVDALTTGFPLRVKQDSSEAVVIASR, via the coding sequence ATGGGTGACGCCCTCCTTGCCGAAGCGGCGCTCTGGCACGAGCGGATGCTGGACCCGAGCGACGCGACGCGCGCCGCCTTCGCGGCCTGGCGCTCGATGAGCGCGGATCATGCCGAGGCCTATGCGCGGGTCGGTGCGGCGCGAGAGACTGCAAGCGCGCTCGGCGAGCAGCCGGCCCTGCTCTCGCTTCGCCAGCAGACGCTCGCCCGCACGATGCTGGGCCGCAGGTCGAGGCGCATCCCGCCGCGCGCGGTGGCCGCCGCCGCCCTGCTGCTGGCCGGCGCGCCGCTCGCCGCGCTCGGCATCCATGCATGGGTTCCGCACAAGGTGGAGCAGGCCGACACCCAGACCTTCCGCACCGGCATCGGCCAGCAGACCGATGTGACCCTGCCCGACGGCTCCGTCGTCACGCTCGATACGGCCAGCCGGCTGGCCGTATCCTATGATGGCGGCACCCGACATCTGCGGCTCGACGGGCAGGGCTGGTTCAGGCTCAAGCCTTCCGGCACCCCGTACGTGATCAGCGCCGGCGGGCATGATTTCTCCGCCGGTCAGGGCCAGTTCGATCTCCGCACCGATCCGGGGCAGGTCCGCGCCTTCGCCGCGCAGGGGCAGCTCACCCTCACGGGCGGCGATTCCTCGGTGACGGTGGAGCCGGGCCACTTGCTTTCCGCGCAGGGCAGCGACGTGCTGATCCGCCGGCTCGACAACCCGGCGAGCATCACCGGCTGGCGGAGTGGCCTGCTCCAGTTCGACAACCTGACGCTGGCGGACGCGGCCAGCGAAATCAACCGCTACCGCCGCCGGCCGATCCGCATCGCGGACAACCGCGCGGCGAGCCTGCGTGTCTCCGGTGCCTTCCATACGGCGGAGACCCCCGCCTTCGTCGATGCCCTCACCACGGGCTTCCCCCTGCGCGTGAAGCAGGATAGCAGCGAGGCTGTCGTCATCGCCTCACGCTGA